The genomic window CTTTTAAAATATATCTGCCGGCCATCTCCGTCAGGCCTGAACAGGTACGTCAACCCCTTGTTTCTCAGAAAGAATTCAAAGGCCATGGAGAACGAATTTTACTGGTCGAGGATGAAGAAGTGGTAAGGGATCTCCTTTTTGACATGTTAACAGGCAAAGGATATAAAGTTTTTCCTGCGACCAACGCAAAACAAGCGCTTGATATATTTGAAAAAGAGGAGGGTGACCTCGACCTGGTGTTTAGCGATGTGGTTCTACCCGACCTAAGGGGTCCAAAGCTGGTTGAACGCCTTCTAAAACAAAAACCAACAATCCGTGTGTTATTCACCAGCGGGTACAGTGATGAAAAATCGGACTGGCAACTTATTCAACAACTTGGATATCCGTATCTCCAAAAACCGTTTACATCCTATGACATGCTCAAGACAGTAAAAGAGGTGCTGGAAAAATAATGCATTTCGATACCGTTATCCACAACTGCACCATCATTACAGCTAATCATAAATTTGATATTGTTAAACACGGTATCATCTGCATAAAAAACGGCCGCCTTGAAAAAATTTCTACCAAGGCTCATGAGCAAAAGCTTCCGGACTCAAAAAAGGTAATCGACGCCAAAAACGGGATTGTCATGCCCGGCTTGATCAACACACACACCCATCTTCCCATGACGCTTTTCCGCGGGCTCGCCGATGACCTGCCCTTGGATACCTGGCTGAATGAACATATTTTCCCTGCTGAAAAAAAACATATCAACTCCGAATCCATCCGTTATGGAACTCTTCTGGCCTGCTGTGAAATGCTGCTTTCGGGAACGACCACCTGCTGTGACGGATACTTTCTGGAAGATACAGTTGCCGAAGCTGTAAGCGAATCCGGTATGCGGGCGATACTGGGTCAGGGAGTGATCGATTTTCCGGCTCCCGGAGTTGCCGATCCGTCGAATAACATAAAAAACGCTGTGGAGTTTGCCAAAAAATGGCTGGGTGTTTCTCCCAACATCATCCCTTCGATATTTTGCCATTCGCCTTATACCTGCTCCACCCGCACATTGAAGCAAGCCAAAACGGCTGCAACCAACCAAGGCCTTCTTTTCCAGATTCATGTTTCAGAGACAAAACAGGAACTTTATCAGATGCAGTCTGAACACCGGATGACGCCGGTTGAATATCTGGACAGCATCGGCATACTGGATGCCAACACGCTTTGCGCCCATTGTGTCTGGTTAGACGGTGATGACATTGAAATTATAGCTAAACAAAATGCAAAAATTTCCCATAACCCCGAAAGCAATATGAAGCTTGCCGCAGGGGTGGCACCGGTACCACGCTGTTTGAATTCCGGGATAACGGTGGGTCTGGGTACGGACGGATGTGCCAGCAATAACAACCTTGATCTTTTCCAGGAAATGGATATGGCGGCAAAGCTTCACAAGGTTGTCAGCCACGATCCCACTGCCATGGAGGCAAAATCTGTGATTACCATGGCCACCTTGGCCGGTGCCAGGGCCATCGGTCTGGACAATGAGATAGGTTCTTTAGAAGTCGGCAAACAGGCAGACCTTATTATTATTGATACGGACAAGCCGCACCTGAAGCCTATGTATAATCCGGTATCCCATATTGTTTATGCCGCTTTGGGATCCGATGTGCAGGACGTACTGGTTGCGGGTAACATACTGGTGAGAAACCGAAAGCTGCAGACTTTAGATCTGGACAGCACCCTTAAAAAAGTTAACAAAATCAGTAGGTTGATTAGCAGCAAAAATTATGTCCCTGAAAATAGGACACCGATTTTCACAGATTCACACAGATTTTAATACTGTTAATACGTTATAGTAGAATACAATTTTCTAGCTGTGTAATTCGTATTCATCCGTGTCCCATTATAAAAAAAACTATTTTTTCACCACAAAGCCCACAGGTAACACAGAATATCCTATTTTATTAACTAGTTACCTCTGTGATCTCCGTGGCCTCTGTGGTGAATTTGACTTTTTACAAAACTCTGAACCGTGAACCCTTGAACCTGAGTTACCATGAATCTTGATGAAATGATAACATACGCCAGGGGGGAAAAACAGGCAGACCTTCTTTTGACAAACGCTCGTGTGGTTAATGTGTTTTCCGGTAAAATTATTCCCCGCAGTATAGGCGTTGCCAACGGATATATTACCGGATTCGGGTCGTATCCTGCAAAAAAGACAATAGATATGAATGGTCGCTTTGTGGCCCCCGGATTCATCGATGCCCATGTTCATATCGAAAGTTCAATGTCATGCCCCACTGAGTTCGTCCGTTGTGTATTGCCTCATGGCACCACCACCGTTGCGGCCGATCCCCATGAAATAGCAAATGTTTTCGGCGCTGAAGGTATCGACTACATGATCGATTCGAGTAAAGATCAGCCGATGAATATTTTTTTTACCCTGCCCTCCTGCGTTCCGGCTACTGAAATGGAAACGTCCGGTGCAAAACTTGACGCAGATGATCTTTTACCATTTTTTGGCCATGAGCGGATTATTGCTCTGGCGGAAATGATGAATTTCCCCGGCGTGATTTACCGAAACAAACAAGTTTTAAAAAAAATAGAACGCATGA from Thermodesulfobacteriota bacterium includes these protein-coding regions:
- a CDS encoding amidohydrolase; this encodes MHFDTVIHNCTIITANHKFDIVKHGIICIKNGRLEKISTKAHEQKLPDSKKVIDAKNGIVMPGLINTHTHLPMTLFRGLADDLPLDTWLNEHIFPAEKKHINSESIRYGTLLACCEMLLSGTTTCCDGYFLEDTVAEAVSESGMRAILGQGVIDFPAPGVADPSNNIKNAVEFAKKWLGVSPNIIPSIFCHSPYTCSTRTLKQAKTAATNQGLLFQIHVSETKQELYQMQSEHRMTPVEYLDSIGILDANTLCAHCVWLDGDDIEIIAKQNAKISHNPESNMKLAAGVAPVPRCLNSGITVGLGTDGCASNNNLDLFQEMDMAAKLHKVVSHDPTAMEAKSVITMATLAGARAIGLDNEIGSLEVGKQADLIIIDTDKPHLKPMYNPVSHIVYAALGSDVQDVLVAGNILVRNRKLQTLDLDSTLKKVNKISRLISSKNYVPENRTPIFTDSHRF